The Chryseobacterium aureum genome contains a region encoding:
- a CDS encoding SDR family oxidoreductase translates to MGKLDNKSVLITGADSGIGKAVALLFALEGADIAIIYHSSDEDAEKTKKEIENLNRKCALFKGDINDYEFCEETVKNVISTFGKIDILINNAGVQFPAESIEQLEEKNIRQTFDSNIVGMILLTKTVFPYLKEGGSIINTTSVSAYQGHAELLDYSATKGAIVSFTRSLALQAKPKGIRVNAVAPGPVATPLTEETFDEKEENPNKPPLERNATPEEIAFSFLFLAASDASQMTGQVLHPNGGLIVNG, encoded by the coding sequence ATGGGAAAATTAGATAACAAATCTGTTTTAATTACCGGAGCAGACAGCGGAATTGGCAAAGCCGTGGCGCTTCTTTTTGCCTTGGAAGGAGCAGATATTGCAATCATTTATCATTCAAGCGATGAAGATGCGGAAAAAACAAAAAAAGAAATTGAGAACCTGAACCGGAAATGCGCCCTCTTTAAGGGGGATATCAATGATTATGAATTTTGTGAAGAAACGGTAAAAAACGTCATTTCAACATTCGGAAAAATAGATATCCTCATCAATAATGCCGGTGTTCAGTTTCCTGCCGAAAGCATTGAACAGCTGGAAGAAAAAAATATCAGACAAACCTTTGATTCCAATATTGTGGGAATGATTTTATTAACGAAAACCGTATTTCCTTATCTGAAAGAAGGCGGAAGTATCATCAATACCACATCCGTTTCTGCCTACCAGGGACATGCAGAACTGCTTGATTATTCCGCAACCAAAGGGGCCATTGTTTCTTTCACCCGTTCACTGGCACTACAGGCCAAACCAAAAGGAATCCGGGTGAATGCGGTTGCGCCTGGTCCTGTAGCCACCCCTCTTACAGAAGAAACATTTGACGAAAAAGAAGAAAACCCAAACAAGCCTCCATTAGAGAGAAATGCCACACCGGAAGAGATCGCTTTCAGCTTTTTGTTCCTGGCAGC